In one Spirosoma rigui genomic region, the following are encoded:
- a CDS encoding PP2C family protein-serine/threonine phosphatase: MHIKPTHPLAFSYIGQRTVNQDALYPAVGLATEETELFVVCDGMGGADKGEVASQLLCDSVTDYAESFNYPAFDLVHLRTALSMTLDRYRIYLREHPLVGRMGSTLTLLQFHEKGATVAHIGDSRVYQLRAGKIIFQTQDHKQVNDMVDAGIITATQALTHPWRNRLSRAVVAEPGTSTTSRATPTPDVTVITDVQAGDYFFMCTDGVLERLDNYALETLLAGNIPDQAKLQSLIALCDGQTKDNYSGYLIGISQVMQPVAQPSALLS; encoded by the coding sequence ATGCACATCAAACCTACTCACCCGCTGGCCTTTTCATACATCGGCCAGCGTACTGTTAATCAGGACGCGCTATATCCGGCAGTGGGACTCGCTACTGAGGAAACCGAGCTTTTTGTTGTTTGTGACGGTATGGGCGGGGCAGATAAAGGTGAAGTAGCCAGTCAGTTGCTATGTGATTCCGTTACAGACTATGCCGAGTCATTCAATTACCCGGCGTTTGACCTAGTTCATCTGCGAACAGCGCTGTCGATGACCTTAGACCGATACCGTATCTATTTGCGCGAGCATCCACTCGTTGGTCGGATGGGTTCGACACTCACTCTCCTTCAATTTCACGAAAAGGGAGCCACGGTAGCCCACATTGGCGACAGCCGGGTCTATCAGCTGCGCGCGGGAAAAATTATTTTCCAAACGCAGGATCATAAGCAGGTGAACGACATGGTTGATGCCGGCATTATTACAGCCACCCAGGCGTTGACCCACCCATGGCGTAACCGGTTGAGCCGCGCCGTCGTAGCTGAACCGGGTACCAGTACCACGTCACGAGCCACTCCTACGCCTGATGTCACTGTCATAACTGATGTTCAGGCGGGAGATTATTTCTTCATGTGTACTGATGGCGTGCTGGAACGGTTAGACAATTATGCACTGGAAACATTACTGGCAGGCAATATTCCTGATCAGGCGAAACTCCAGTCACTGATAGCGCTGTGTGATGGTCAGACGAAAGACAACTACTCGGGCTATTTGATTGGCATTAGCCAGGTTATGCAGCCAGTAGCCCAACCATCTGCTTTACTTTCATAA
- a CDS encoding tetratricopeptide repeat protein: MSRLLPQLVLCFLLFIPIAPTLATAYKESKTVVIDDEYDAYKKKGDDFFKVGKYSEARRQYQNCLEVPGFENDAYAKEQLDKCATALALRQQADDALKQGKGQDALNLYGKVLAVNPDDQLTKSQLADYYEQEGNKLYNQQKYAQAKARYEQALPYSTRQETLRLQIQNSEKNLVPITPKRVGLKVFTGAVAVGAGAYALLLRSDFQNKQAALNDISLTADPSNTGIIANPESYRQWNEAYNAAEAAQQKNSLYKACLGVAAVATVAELYLLIHKPKPRVRTISWRPSSTSWGLAIALSL, encoded by the coding sequence ATGAGTCGATTACTACCTCAACTTGTCCTTTGTTTTTTATTATTTATCCCGATAGCGCCAACGTTAGCCACTGCTTATAAGGAATCAAAAACCGTTGTCATTGATGATGAGTATGATGCTTATAAGAAGAAGGGTGACGACTTTTTTAAAGTCGGCAAATATTCCGAAGCCCGTCGCCAGTATCAAAACTGCCTGGAAGTTCCCGGCTTTGAGAACGACGCTTACGCTAAGGAACAACTGGATAAATGTGCAACGGCATTAGCGTTGCGCCAACAGGCCGACGATGCTTTAAAGCAGGGAAAGGGGCAGGATGCCCTCAATCTATACGGCAAAGTACTAGCTGTCAATCCAGATGATCAACTTACAAAAAGTCAGCTCGCCGATTATTACGAGCAGGAAGGGAACAAGTTGTACAATCAGCAAAAGTACGCTCAGGCAAAAGCTCGCTATGAGCAGGCACTACCTTACTCAACCCGTCAGGAAACCCTTCGACTCCAGATTCAGAATTCTGAAAAGAATCTGGTGCCCATTACACCTAAGCGGGTTGGCTTAAAAGTATTCACGGGAGCCGTTGCGGTGGGTGCCGGCGCTTACGCTTTGCTCCTGCGCAGCGATTTTCAGAACAAACAGGCGGCATTGAATGACATCAGCCTGACAGCTGACCCTTCCAATACGGGTATCATTGCCAACCCTGAGTCATACCGACAGTGGAACGAAGCCTATAACGCAGCCGAAGCAGCTCAGCAAAAGAACAGCCTGTACAAAGCCTGCCTGGGCGTTGCTGCCGTTGCCACAGTGGCCGAACTGTACCTGCTTATTCACAAACCCAAGCCACGCGTCCGCACGATTAGCTGGCGTCCATCATCCACTTCCTGGGGCTTAGCCATCGCTCTCTCTCTTTAA
- a CDS encoding caspase family protein codes for MVTRILIWLCLLATAPVNNIRAQGQTYAVVVGVSDYKFLSDNTGDLHFADRDARQVAAFLESKIGGSVPNSHILLLTNSQATRTRIGQAVSLFRRAKAGDRVLFYFSGHGLADSFAPYDALPGRAGSMLTHTDIKEAFRQSSASTKLCIADACLSGSMTQVRVPHPSPSPTIADAGKGNVAMLLASRSTQVAVESRRLTGGAFTHYLLLGLGGRADQNADRTVTIRELHQYIAPRVRQATEGRQTPVFYGRFSDNLALTYL; via the coding sequence ATGGTAACACGTATTCTGATCTGGTTGTGCCTGTTGGCTACTGCACCAGTAAACAACATTCGTGCACAAGGGCAAACCTACGCCGTTGTGGTGGGCGTTTCTGACTATAAATTCCTTTCCGATAATACGGGTGACCTGCATTTTGCCGACCGGGATGCCAGACAAGTAGCGGCCTTTCTTGAGAGCAAAATAGGCGGCAGCGTGCCCAACAGCCATATTCTGCTCCTGACCAATAGTCAGGCAACCCGCACCCGCATCGGACAGGCAGTTTCTTTGTTTCGGCGGGCCAAGGCCGGTGATCGTGTGCTTTTCTATTTTTCCGGGCACGGCCTTGCCGATAGTTTTGCTCCCTACGATGCATTACCCGGCCGGGCTGGCAGTATGCTCACGCATACCGATATTAAAGAAGCCTTCCGCCAATCATCGGCATCGACAAAGCTTTGTATCGCAGACGCCTGCCTGTCAGGCAGCATGACGCAGGTACGGGTACCCCATCCATCGCCCAGCCCAACCATTGCCGATGCCGGAAAAGGTAACGTAGCTATGCTACTGGCCAGTCGTTCAACACAGGTCGCCGTTGAAAGTAGGCGACTGACAGGTGGAGCGTTCACGCATTACCTGCTGCTGGGGCTTGGGGGCAGGGCCGACCAAAACGCCGATCGAACAGTTACCATTCGCGAGTTGCACCAGTACATTGCTCCGCGAGTTCGGCAGGCGACAGAGGGTAGACAGACTCCCGTTTTTTATGGCCGATTTTCGGACAACCTGGCATTAACGTATCTGTAA
- a CDS encoding sigma-70 family RNA polymerase sigma factor — protein sequence MDAEDAFQKGLLSLLLNIETGKYQYQPGTRVTTVVFEYCKRVWLTELKSARLRMRGAMPDVVDTADSADILEDLERLDVVKTVRSSLEQLKDDCRQLIEWFYVDELSLREIAERLGMKESSARSKRYSCAEKLKSFYEQAAHKQGL from the coding sequence ATGGATGCTGAAGATGCTTTTCAGAAAGGATTGCTCAGTTTGCTGTTGAACATAGAGACGGGTAAATACCAATATCAACCAGGTACGCGGGTTACTACGGTAGTTTTCGAATACTGTAAGCGCGTATGGCTTACTGAATTAAAATCGGCCCGGCTTCGGATGCGTGGTGCAATGCCCGATGTTGTTGATACGGCTGACTCGGCAGATATTCTCGAGGATTTGGAGCGGCTTGACGTTGTTAAAACCGTCCGCTCGTCGTTGGAGCAGCTTAAAGACGATTGCAGGCAGCTAATTGAATGGTTTTACGTTGATGAGTTATCATTGCGTGAGATTGCCGAACGGTTGGGTATGAAAGAGTCGTCGGCCCGATCAAAACGGTACAGTTGTGCCGAAAAGTTGAAGTCATTTTATGAGCAGGCCGCCCACAAACAAGGATTATGA
- a CDS encoding FHA domain-containing protein: MPSSTSTGLDNQLDELIDQLSQLPTFSIGRRADNAITVSDGKVSGQHARLIQCTPTTFVLEDLSSKNGTFVNGVRITRKVVDKQDSIQLAGTTFTIAQLLDMKQVAPSTPATPAFTKEFSKEPPAHQTSLDFTSQFAELQRVFEQYPKLRKNCRNREKMIRTGSVILSSVIGISTALSSSNGSATPVLQLMSSAGLSMLVPTLCSTLLSTEEKLEVIDKEYREQYRCPNPSCRDPFSGREWEVLALQKTCRRCQAIWVN; the protein is encoded by the coding sequence ATGCCTTCTTCGACGTCAACCGGTTTGGATAACCAACTGGACGAGTTGATTGATCAGTTAAGTCAGCTTCCGACTTTCTCGATCGGTCGGCGAGCAGACAACGCAATTACCGTATCCGATGGTAAAGTTAGTGGTCAACATGCTCGTCTGATTCAATGCACTCCAACGACGTTTGTGCTCGAAGACCTTAGCAGCAAAAATGGCACCTTCGTCAATGGTGTTCGTATTACCCGTAAAGTTGTTGACAAACAGGACAGCATCCAGTTAGCAGGTACTACTTTCACTATTGCCCAGCTGCTCGACATGAAGCAAGTAGCGCCGTCGACGCCAGCTACGCCTGCCTTCACCAAAGAATTTTCAAAGGAGCCTCCTGCCCACCAAACATCGCTGGATTTTACCAGTCAGTTTGCCGAACTACAACGTGTATTTGAGCAGTACCCCAAGCTTCGAAAAAATTGCCGCAACCGCGAGAAGATGATTCGCACAGGTAGTGTAATCCTCTCGTCCGTTATAGGCATCAGTACTGCTTTGTCATCAAGCAATGGATCAGCCACGCCGGTTCTTCAATTAATGTCCAGTGCTGGACTCAGTATGTTGGTTCCAACCTTGTGCTCAACGCTTCTGTCGACCGAGGAGAAACTGGAAGTTATCGACAAAGAGTATCGTGAGCAATACCGCTGTCCTAACCCTAGTTGTCGTGATCCTTTCAGTGGGCGAGAATGGGAAGTATTAGCGCTACAGAAGACCTGTCGGCGCTGTCAGGCCATTTGGGTAAACTAA
- a CDS encoding LamG-like jellyroll fold domain-containing protein — protein MKKNILSYLIGLSLLCLGGQLLIGCDTWDLPTRKSQRDCVKPSGTLDAIAQLKQVSFSINNGSGTIDQVSWDFGNGNTTVTKGMTTIYTYPTSGKYNVKATLTNSCGSETTLLRTIEVSDAVPPTVTLQAFGTTSTTTATASMAVTSNGNASITRYGVCYSSTNPVPTINDLTQEVTGNPATNTPLSILLKDLQPNTFYYARSYAVNSAGMTYSSPVQTFRTGQNPAVTTSSATNVATATANVNFVVSSPGNPAATSYGICYSSTMNTPDISSSVVPVNSPTVAANTVVNLTNLTPNTTYYYRAYAKTPSGEVIYGAVMSFTTQADAVTQDLIAYIPFTNQSTDDLSGNGNRVFLVNNPTFTTDRKGVANAAVQLNGASNYFYMNDNSTLRPDALSISIWIKPVAVNNVNNRVQIYNKSRWIEGSGEMYSSLIKINETGPGLTFMTDVKQNSNCQSGQGWQNSQFSSSFQLNTWHHLVFTYSGRSIRMYFDNVLIDQRDNLPANTMDNCPGGELKFGAQLRDYPNYFNGAMDDIRIYKRALTATEVGTLFNQ, from the coding sequence ATGAAAAAAAATATACTGTCTTACCTGATCGGGCTGAGCTTACTCTGTCTTGGCGGGCAACTACTAATTGGTTGTGACACCTGGGATTTACCTACGCGTAAATCCCAGCGGGATTGCGTTAAACCATCCGGAACACTAGATGCAATTGCTCAACTAAAGCAAGTTAGTTTCAGCATCAATAACGGGTCGGGCACCATCGATCAGGTTAGTTGGGACTTTGGTAACGGCAATACAACGGTTACCAAAGGTATGACAACTATCTACACGTATCCGACATCGGGTAAATACAATGTAAAGGCTACCCTCACAAACTCCTGCGGTTCAGAAACGACACTGCTACGTACAATAGAGGTAAGCGACGCAGTACCACCAACGGTAACGCTACAGGCTTTTGGCACAACGTCCACTACTACTGCCACCGCAAGCATGGCCGTCACGTCCAATGGCAACGCGAGTATTACCCGGTATGGCGTGTGCTATTCATCTACGAATCCAGTACCGACAATAAATGATCTGACCCAGGAAGTCACGGGCAATCCGGCAACGAATACCCCCCTATCAATTCTATTGAAGGATTTACAGCCCAATACATTCTATTACGCCCGTAGTTACGCAGTAAACTCAGCGGGCATGACATATAGCAGCCCTGTACAAACATTTCGAACCGGGCAAAATCCAGCCGTAACGACCAGCTCAGCTACCAACGTTGCAACAGCAACAGCCAATGTAAATTTTGTGGTTAGCAGTCCGGGTAATCCAGCCGCAACCAGCTACGGTATCTGTTATTCATCGACGATGAATACACCCGACATTTCGAGTTCGGTGGTACCAGTAAATAGCCCGACCGTAGCAGCCAATACCGTCGTTAACCTTACTAATCTGACTCCAAATACGACATATTACTACCGGGCTTATGCCAAGACGCCCTCCGGCGAGGTTATTTACGGAGCCGTTATGTCATTCACGACGCAGGCTGACGCTGTTACCCAAGACCTAATTGCTTATATACCATTCACCAACCAAAGTACAGATGATCTTAGCGGTAATGGTAACCGTGTCTTTTTGGTAAATAATCCAACGTTCACAACCGACCGAAAAGGAGTAGCAAATGCCGCTGTTCAATTAAATGGGGCCAGCAATTACTTCTACATGAATGATAACAGTACGTTGCGTCCAGATGCGTTATCGATAAGCATTTGGATTAAACCTGTAGCTGTCAACAACGTAAATAACCGAGTACAGATTTATAACAAATCACGTTGGATTGAAGGATCGGGGGAGATGTACAGTTCACTTATTAAGATAAATGAAACAGGACCTGGCCTGACGTTTATGACAGATGTTAAACAGAACAGTAACTGTCAATCAGGCCAAGGCTGGCAGAATTCTCAGTTTAGCAGTAGCTTTCAGCTTAACACTTGGCACCATTTGGTCTTTACCTATTCAGGCCGATCAATACGTATGTATTTTGATAACGTTTTGATTGATCAGCGAGATAATTTACCTGCCAACACCATGGACAACTGTCCAGGGGGTGAGCTGAAGTTTGGTGCTCAGTTAAGAGATTATCCCAACTACTTCAATGGCGCTATGGATGATATAAGAATCTACAAGCGGGCATTGACGGCTACGGAAGTAGGTACATTGTTCAACCAGTAA
- a CDS encoding FHA domain-containing protein — protein sequence MNTFKTTLITCQQCGRRIMVRAADAERGTIACSHIGCGIVNNLRTDFHYDEAVVNGLPSFGSLTYLENPETKFDLRFGPNVIGTGNLCTVRIDRFEHDGRCFISRQHCTLTVTFDKWTGKLRYHIQDGALDADTQSMRYSLNGTMRNGTPLLKTEIIDVSDGDIITLGGADRFRLTTATIPLPTLATYKVDLAFNPDRTQ from the coding sequence ATGAATACGTTCAAAACAACGCTTATTACCTGTCAGCAGTGTGGCCGCCGGATTATGGTCCGGGCCGCCGACGCTGAACGGGGGACAATCGCATGCTCACACATTGGCTGTGGAATTGTTAACAACTTGCGTACCGATTTTCATTATGACGAAGCGGTTGTAAATGGCTTACCCAGCTTTGGAAGTTTAACCTACCTAGAAAATCCCGAAACGAAATTTGATCTCCGGTTTGGCCCCAATGTGATTGGTACCGGCAATCTCTGTACGGTACGGATAGATCGTTTCGAGCATGATGGCCGCTGCTTTATCAGCCGGCAGCACTGTACGCTGACCGTAACATTTGATAAATGGACGGGGAAACTACGCTACCACATACAGGATGGCGCCCTCGACGCAGACACTCAGTCAATGCGTTACAGCCTGAATGGGACAATGCGTAATGGAACACCCCTGCTGAAAACCGAAATCATCGACGTCAGCGACGGCGACATAATTACGTTAGGCGGGGCTGATCGCTTCCGTTTAACAACGGCTACTATCCCTTTACCCACGCTGGCGACCTACAAAGTCGATTTGGCTTTTAACCCCGACCGCACCCAGTAA
- a CDS encoding GNAT family N-acetyltransferase, with amino-acid sequence MTTITITKTDDDLRGILALQEQNLRRLIPESVATEQGFVTLQYTLDQMRHMHQAGPSVIAKDGDTVVGYVIATLPETRSFVPELGNLFDQIDVLTYEGRPLSTYAYYVVGQVCVASGYRGQALLDRMYAHHRSLYSDRFQLFVTDISAHNTRSLRVHERIGFQALQRFYEPTAGEDWIVVAWDWKK; translated from the coding sequence ATGACCACCATTACCATCACTAAAACCGACGACGATTTACGGGGCATTCTGGCCCTGCAGGAGCAGAACCTCCGCCGGCTGATACCCGAATCGGTAGCCACAGAGCAGGGTTTTGTTACGCTCCAGTATACGCTTGATCAGATGCGACACATGCACCAGGCCGGTCCGAGCGTCATTGCCAAAGACGGCGATACCGTCGTTGGCTACGTCATTGCCACCTTACCCGAAACCCGGTCTTTTGTGCCGGAACTAGGCAACCTCTTCGATCAGATCGACGTACTTACTTACGAGGGCCGCCCCCTATCAACCTATGCCTACTACGTTGTCGGCCAGGTGTGCGTAGCCAGCGGGTACCGGGGTCAGGCCCTGCTCGATCGCATGTACGCGCACCATCGCAGCCTGTATTCCGACCGCTTCCAGCTGTTCGTTACGGATATTTCGGCGCACAATACCCGCTCGCTCCGCGTCCATGAACGCATCGGTTTTCAGGCACTCCAGCGTTTTTATGAACCAACGGCGGGTGAAGACTGGATTGTAGTAGCCTGGGATTGGAAAAAGTAA
- a CDS encoding serine hydrolase domain-containing protein, translated as MRFLTLLLLSTTLLAQPRPQSFSTPKSAGDAGFSTERLKRIDTFLQGLIDQGLAPNAVTFVAHRGQVVHYKAFGYSNLAKKTPLKRDAIYRIASQSKAITTTTLMTLFEEEKFLLDDPISKYIPAFKNPTVLVSYDKKDPSGGSFKTRPAKGEITIRQLLSHNAGIPYEHPLDQQPEFNVPFFNSTRPDKLEDVINKLAKRPLLRDPGSDSTGAGFTYGLNTDIIGRLVEILAGKPLDVAMRERVLDPLGMTDTHFYLPAGKADRLVELYSKTDGALTLHENNDYRNYAVSGARTYFSGGAGLVSTVEDYARFCQMLLNGGTFNNHRILGRKTIELMTRNQIGVANVWERQDKFGLGFELITGNSRYGDQATPGSYTWGGMYCSEFTIDPNEELILLVFTNVQPYAYYTDFVRKFRIAVYQALE; from the coding sequence ATGCGTTTTCTTACCCTGCTGCTGCTGAGTACTACCCTGCTGGCTCAGCCCAGACCCCAATCGTTTTCGACGCCTAAATCGGCGGGCGATGCGGGCTTTTCAACCGAGCGCCTTAAGCGGATCGATACGTTCCTGCAGGGACTGATCGATCAGGGCCTTGCCCCCAATGCCGTTACATTCGTGGCGCACCGCGGGCAGGTAGTGCATTACAAAGCCTTCGGGTACAGCAATCTGGCGAAGAAAACACCGCTGAAGCGCGATGCCATCTACCGCATTGCCTCGCAGTCGAAGGCCATCACGACAACCACGCTGATGACCCTGTTCGAAGAAGAAAAATTTCTCCTCGATGACCCCATCAGCAAGTATATTCCGGCGTTCAAAAACCCGACGGTACTGGTCAGCTACGATAAAAAAGACCCTTCGGGCGGCAGTTTCAAAACCCGTCCGGCAAAAGGTGAAATCACCATCCGACAGTTACTAAGCCACAACGCGGGTATTCCCTACGAGCACCCACTCGACCAGCAGCCTGAATTTAATGTACCTTTCTTCAACTCCACCAGGCCCGATAAGCTCGAAGACGTGATCAACAAGCTGGCAAAACGTCCACTCCTGCGCGACCCCGGTTCCGACTCAACCGGTGCCGGGTTCACCTACGGTCTGAACACCGATATCATCGGGCGGCTGGTGGAAATCCTGGCGGGCAAGCCACTCGACGTAGCCATGCGCGAACGGGTACTCGACCCGCTGGGCATGACCGATACGCACTTCTACCTACCCGCCGGCAAAGCCGATCGACTCGTTGAACTGTACTCCAAAACCGACGGGGCACTGACGCTTCACGAAAATAATGACTACCGGAACTATGCTGTATCGGGAGCCAGAACGTATTTCTCGGGGGGAGCCGGGCTGGTCAGTACGGTTGAAGACTACGCCCGCTTCTGCCAGATGCTACTGAACGGCGGCACCTTCAACAACCACCGGATACTGGGTCGTAAAACCATCGAGCTGATGACCCGCAACCAGATCGGCGTGGCTAACGTGTGGGAGCGGCAGGACAAATTCGGGCTGGGTTTTGAGCTCATTACCGGGAACTCGCGCTACGGCGATCAGGCCACCCCTGGTTCTTACACCTGGGGCGGTATGTACTGCTCGGAGTTCACCATCGACCCCAACGAAGAACTCATTCTGCTGGTGTTCACCAACGTTCAACCCTACGCCTACTACACCGATTTCGTCCGCAAATTTCGCATAGCCGTTTACCAGGCACTGGAGTAA
- a CDS encoding serine/threonine-protein kinase, translating to MNQSFTSFSEFKRRYPIRPNDTNALLGSGSYGRVFKVEDQVETEWVAIKISEFKGNDNKSLKAEVELAQRVPRQGNIARYDACFRLETDTSVSDFAIMKYYPDGNLADLLQRVTLTPTQIYDITRGILLGLQHLHRNRIVHRDFKPANILISRDNAQRLIPKIADFGLSKLVTSDELDNSDFDLSDGRGTPSYKAPEQIEGSRVSFNLDLWAFGVILYEIMTGEKPFKADLRNSSEQSARREIEKKIMTVELPSRIHEIAEPYASIIRRCLVRDIHERVRREEELLDLLDEIPQLLVEAKRLAEQHRYPEAVPLFEQILDRREQHAEAEAGLTTCQSALGNQLVNDLLKQANQYVAQKQFKQAKNAFEEVLQLSPTHSDASQGLALCVSRLRPEPVKILQPTTDPTDVFVPGTDLYTPSVPVKPIVAATSNPIANNTRTAPTRPVVASVSDTTKQVIINNPVSTAVTRTIPWRVLAPVALGLGVLVWYVNSRTVPDSTVTGQPTKVASSSIETTEKAGIMPNPFRKETPKIADPTPGTMPASDAIPVPTKTSAPNSVDKRIDIAMDKARLAYERKEYELAIVLCRSAIQLDPTRQDVAAFLTSSSKASQRLAAANTPSVALPKEEKESKTAEPVKPVTPAPDEKDKAQKEKQEAQLAYEQLIDDGMKAIANGNNKAKAIADFSKAGSLAKEHNLSTTRAEGAYATYLTKANRIFDSEEYEGAKAWFKVAQALKDTPEVRTKIKQCTNQ from the coding sequence ATGAATCAATCCTTTACTTCTTTCTCTGAATTCAAACGCCGTTATCCAATCCGTCCGAACGATACCAATGCTTTACTGGGTAGTGGTTCCTACGGCCGGGTTTTTAAGGTTGAAGATCAGGTTGAAACAGAGTGGGTAGCCATTAAAATCAGCGAATTCAAAGGAAACGACAACAAATCGTTAAAAGCAGAAGTTGAGCTGGCACAACGGGTACCAAGGCAGGGAAATATTGCCCGCTATGATGCATGCTTTCGGCTGGAAACAGATACTAGCGTTAGTGATTTTGCTATCATGAAGTACTATCCGGATGGTAATCTGGCTGACCTGCTACAACGCGTTACCCTGACACCAACTCAGATTTATGACATCACACGCGGCATCTTACTCGGTCTACAGCACCTGCACCGGAACCGCATTGTACACCGTGACTTTAAACCAGCCAACATTCTTATTTCCCGCGACAATGCTCAGCGGCTTATACCTAAAATTGCAGACTTTGGCCTGAGCAAGCTGGTAACCAGTGATGAACTGGATAATTCTGATTTTGACCTAAGCGACGGACGAGGTACTCCCTCTTACAAAGCGCCCGAGCAGATAGAAGGAAGCCGGGTCAGTTTCAACCTAGATCTGTGGGCATTTGGGGTTATCCTGTACGAGATCATGACGGGTGAGAAGCCCTTTAAAGCTGACCTGCGCAATAGCAGTGAACAGTCGGCCCGACGCGAGATCGAGAAGAAAATCATGACGGTAGAGCTACCGTCGCGGATTCATGAGATTGCCGAGCCTTACGCCAGTATCATTCGGCGCTGCCTGGTACGTGATATTCACGAACGGGTACGCCGGGAAGAAGAGCTGCTTGACTTGCTGGATGAGATACCGCAATTGCTTGTTGAAGCGAAACGGTTAGCTGAACAGCATCGATACCCGGAAGCGGTACCTCTTTTTGAACAGATACTTGATAGGCGGGAGCAGCATGCGGAAGCCGAAGCGGGTTTAACAACATGCCAGTCGGCGCTGGGTAATCAGCTCGTTAATGACTTGCTGAAACAGGCAAACCAATACGTAGCGCAAAAGCAGTTTAAACAGGCAAAAAATGCATTTGAGGAGGTACTTCAACTATCACCTACCCATTCAGACGCTAGTCAGGGGTTGGCATTATGCGTAAGTCGTCTACGGCCCGAACCAGTAAAAATCCTCCAGCCGACCACCGACCCAACAGATGTATTCGTACCTGGCACTGACCTTTACACCCCATCGGTCCCGGTAAAGCCTATCGTTGCCGCTACAAGCAACCCAATAGCAAACAATACCAGAACGGCCCCTACTAGACCGGTGGTGGCTTCGGTTTCTGACACAACGAAACAGGTCATAATTAATAATCCTGTATCAACTGCCGTAACTCGCACGATTCCCTGGCGAGTGCTGGCCCCGGTAGCGCTGGGATTGGGAGTGTTGGTCTGGTACGTTAACTCACGAACCGTACCTGATTCAACTGTTACCGGGCAACCGACAAAAGTGGCTTCCAGCAGTATTGAAACAACCGAGAAGGCTGGCATTATGCCCAATCCGTTCAGGAAAGAGACGCCGAAGATAGCTGATCCTACCCCAGGTACGATGCCTGCATCTGACGCCATACCAGTCCCCACAAAAACGTCGGCTCCCAATTCTGTCGATAAGCGAATTGATATCGCGATGGACAAAGCGCGGCTGGCCTATGAACGTAAAGAATACGAACTCGCCATTGTGCTTTGTCGGAGCGCAATCCAGCTAGACCCAACCCGTCAGGATGTAGCGGCTTTCCTTACATCATCGAGCAAAGCCAGTCAGCGGCTGGCGGCAGCAAACACGCCTTCAGTAGCGCTGCCTAAAGAAGAGAAAGAGTCGAAAACAGCCGAGCCCGTCAAACCTGTTACCCCAGCACCAGATGAGAAAGATAAAGCTCAGAAAGAAAAGCAGGAGGCTCAACTTGCCTATGAACAGCTCATCGATGACGGGATGAAGGCAATCGCCAATGGTAATAACAAAGCTAAAGCTATCGCGGATTTTAGCAAAGCCGGTTCTCTGGCTAAGGAGCACAACTTGAGTACTACCAGGGCTGAAGGAGCCTACGCAACATACCTGACAAAGGCTAACCGTATCTTCGACAGCGAAGAATATGAGGGAGCTAAGGCTTGGTTCAAGGTAGCCCAGGCGTTGAAAGACACTCCCGAAGTCCGCACGAAAATCAAACAATGCACAAATCAATAA